The Streptomyces sp. NBC_01463 DNA window CCAGGCCGGGCCCGGTGTTGACGAGCGCGAGCGCGGTCACCAGGGCCGGCCGCTGTTCGGCGAGAGCGGTGGCGACCACACCGCCGCTGGAATGACCGACGACCAGGGCGCGTTCGACGCCGAGGCTGTCGAGTGCGATGCCGGCCCGGCGCGCCTGGTCGGCCAGTGCGTAACTGCGGTCGGCGGGCTTGGCCGACCGGCCGTGTCCGAGCAGGTCGATCCGGATGACGCGGTGGGATCCGGCCAGCATCGGCACCAGCGCGTCCCACGAGCGGGCCGAGGACGCGGAGCCGTGGATGAGCAGGAGCGCGGGGGCGTCGGGAGGGCCGTCCTGGCACACGTGGAGGCCGCCGTCGTCGAGGGAGAGGATCGAACTCCCGGTGGCTCCGGTGGAGCCGTTCGCATGCGGTGCGTTGTCCGAAGCAGTCATGGATGCACTGTCGTTGCCCGCACCCGCCCGCGGATTGGACAAATGTCCCGTCGGCCGGCTCGCGTAGCATGGAACGGTGCAGACCTTCAGGCACGGTGAGGCTACGTGGGATGTCGCATGTCCCCGCATTCCGAGCAGGGTGGCCGGTCTCACCATGGCCGGGTTCCGCGCCCATGACCTGAACGAACTCCGGATGGTTCCGCACCCGGCCGTGACACTGCTCCTGGACTTCGGCGCCGGCTCGCCCGTCCTTGACTGCGCCGCCGGGTGGCAGCAGCGGGGAAGCATGGTGGCCGGGCCCGGGCTCGGGTCCGGAGGCGCGGTCCGGGCGTGGGGAAAGGACGTCGAGTGCGTGCAGGTGCGCCTGTCCCCGGTGATCGCACGCGCGGTTCTGGGCGAGTCCCCCGCCTCTCTCGACGGCGCCGCCGTCTCCCTGGGTGACCTGTGGGGCCGCGAGGCGTCCCGGATCCGCGGGCAACTGGGCGATGTCGCGTCCTGGCAGGAGCGCTTCGCACTGACGGAAGCGCTGCTCGCCCGCCGGTACGAGGCGGGGCCGCAGGTGGACCCGGAGGTGGCCTGGGCCTGGCACCGGATCATCGGCAGCCGGGGACGGGTCCGCGTCGACGGGCTCGCGGCCGAGGTCGGCTGGAGCCGCAAGCGCCTGTGGTCGCGGTTCCGTTCGCAACTCGGTCTGCGGCCCAAGCGCGCCATGACCCTGGTCCGCTTCGACCACGCCGCCCACCGCCTGGTCGCGGGTGAGGCCGCGGCATACGTCGCGGTGGACGCCGGCTACGCCGATCAGTCCCACCTGCACCGCGACGTCATGGCGTTCACCGGGGCGACCCCCGCCGCGGTGGCCGGCGAGCGGTTCCTCGCCGTGGACGACATGGCCTGGCCGAGCCGCGGCACAGGGCCGGGCCCCGCCTCTCCGGACGATGGCGGATCGCGGTTCGTCGCGTCGTAGGAACTCTGGGTTCCTTCCACCTCGGCCGCCGAAAGGCTGTCAACATACAGCTGTAGCGCAACTGCTGAGGTGAATCAGTCGCTGTGCCGCACGGACACTGTCCGCGGCGACGGCAACAGGAAGGACGCGGGGGATGAGCGGCGGCGGGGCACCGTTGAATCCGTACGGCGGAGGACCACCGCCGGGTGCAGGCGTGCCACCCGTGCCGCCGGCGGGTCCGTGGCCTCCGGGTCCGGCGCGCCGGCTGACCTTCGGACGACTCTTCAACCCGATCGCGGTCGGGCGTGCGGTGTTCACACCGTCCCGGCCGGACCGGGTGCACGATCCGGCGGTGAAGAGGATCCAGGTCCTGCGGTCGGTCGTCGGCCTGATCGCCGTCACGTGGATGCTGTTGTCCTACGGGCCGGCGGCCGACGCCGACGACGTGATGGACGACCGCTTCGGCCAGATCCGGACCACGCTCATCGCGCTCGGAGTCACGTTCCCGGTCGCCGTCGCCGCGTTCGTCATGGCGGCCCGCCCGCCGAACCGGCGCCTGTTCCTGCGCCGTGTGGGCAAGCCCGTCGGGGCACTGCTCGCGCTGGTCGTCACGCTCGCCTCGCCACGACTGGTCACGGGGCTGGGATACGTGGGCGAGAACACGGACTGGACTGCTTCGGCAGGGCGGGTGGTACTGCTGTTCGCCCTGGGCGCCTTCCTCCTGTGGCTCGCCCCCTTCGCTCTCTACGGCATCGCGCAGTCACTCGTGCACGTGTTCAGGACGGCGGATCTTCACGAGACGGTGCCACCGCTGCTCGCGACCCTGCTCGTGTGGGAGGTCGCCCTCTTCGACGTGTTCCGGGGTGCGTACGACGGTGTGTCGACGGGCGTGCGGGTGGCCTTCGTCCTCGGGGCCCCGCTGACCGTCACCGCCGTGGCGATGTGGGAGCTGCGGCGGCTGCGTACGCGGCACGCCATCACCCTGCGCGCGGCGCTGCTGCGCTGAACCCGGTCGCGGGGGCGGAGCCCGGCCGTCCCCGGCACGTGCTGATCCGCGCGGTCCGCCTCAACCGGTGCGTCCTGTGCAGGAGTCGGCGACGCCATGAGGAGTTGACCTGCTCCGGGGCTCGTGGGGGACGCCGACTCTGTGGAACGCTGGGGCGATGACCACCAGTGCGACGGACAACGCGGAATCGCTCGCCGTCGGCGCCCTCGACTGGCTGCTGAAGGCCGCGCGGGACGTCGACGGCGGCTTGGCCTGGCCGGACACGCTCACCGCCGAGCAGACGACGCCCATTCTGTACAACGGGACTTCGGGCGTGCTGACCGCCCTCCTCGACGCCTGGTCGCACTTCGCGGACGACCGGTACGCGGACGCGGCCGTGCGCGGTGCACGCAGCGTCGCGGACGCGGTCGACGGGTGGGGACACAGCGGCCTCCACACGGGGGTGGCCGGAATGGCCGTGGCCCTGCGGGGTGTGCACCGCGTGCTCGGTGACACCGAGGCGGGGGCGGCCGCCGACCGGGCTCTGGACCTCCTGCGGTCCCGCTACGACGGCGCAGGGTGGAACGACTGCTTCGAACTGATCGCAGGCAACGCCGGTATCGCGCTCGCCGCGCTGGAGTGCGGGGATCTCGATCTCGCCGGCCTGGCCGTCGACCGCTACCCGGCCACCGCCGAAACCACCGCCGGCGGAGTCCAGTGGGAGATCCGCACCGGTGTGGCTCCGCGCATGCACCACATGTCGCACGGCACCCTCGGTATCGTCTACGCGCTCGCCGCGGTCGGACGGGCCGCCGACCGCCCCGACCTCGTCGAACTCGCGTCGGCGGGCGCCGCTGACGTCATCTCCCGCAACGAGGCAGGCCCGGACGGCTTCCTCGTCGCGCACTCCGACCCGCAACAGCAACACGAGAAGATCGAACGCCACAGCTACGGCTGGTGTCACGGTACGGCGGGTGACGCCCAGGCGTTCCGCCTGCTGAGCCGCATCCTGCCCGACGACCCCACGTGGCCCGCCCTCGTGGACCGCTGCTGGCACACACTCGTCAACTCCGGTATCCCGCAACGGACCCGTCCCGGATTCTGGGACAACAACGGCCGCTGCTGCGGCACCGCGGGCGTCCTCGCCCTCGCCTGCGACCGACAGGCCGAATGCGGCGACGGCCACGCGTTCGCCCGGGTACTTGTTGCCGATCTGGCGGCCCGCGCCAGGACCGACGCCGACGGAACGTGCTGGTCCAACGCCGAACACCGCGAAACCCCCAGTGACCTCGACCCGGCCACCGGCTGGGCCATGGGCAACGCGGGCATCATCCGCGAGCTCCTGCGGTACGCCCGCACGACCTCGGGCCGGGACCCGCGCTACGCGGTTCCCTTCCCGGACCAACCGCCCACTGCCTGAGCGAGTGCACCACACGGGTTCCTGGGCCCGGACCGTCATCCGCACTCCCCGGCCGGGGGCATGGAGACGCCGGCCTCCATGACCCCGGGCGCGGCGGCCGAACTCCCGTCAGGCCTCAGGAGGACTCGAGGGGGGAGTACATCACCGACCGCTGCTGCTTGTGGCGCCGGATGCGCCCCTTGGCGACGAGCGCCTCAAGGGTGTTGCGCACGACCTGCGGTGTCGGGGTGCGGTCCGGGTGCTTCTCCAGCAGTTCGTCACGCAGTTCCTTCGCGAGACGCGGCTCGTTGTACGTCCGGAGCAGATCCAGAAGCACGTCTCCCAGCAGAGGCTGAGGGGACTTGGCCTTCGCGGGCTTGCTCGCGGTGCTCTTGGCCGGGGACTTCTTGACCGGGGCGGAGGGCCGGGACGGCTTGTCGGCGGCGGTGCCCTCGGTTCCTTGCTTCCGCTGCGCGGGGACGGGCTCGCCCTGGACCTGCTCGGGCGCGGCGGGCGGGGCCGACGACGGGCCCTCGTGCCGCTCGGCAAGGTTCATGATGCCCGTCAGGAGGATTTCCTCCTGCTTCAACACCTTGATCTTCTCGGCCAGTTCCTGCTGGAGACGACGGTTGTCCTCCAGGTCCGTCGCGGCTTGTTCCGCATACCGCGATCGGAGCGTGGCAGCTGATTGGCTGGTCACAACCGGGCACTCCTTCGTGTTGGACGGTGCTGCGCATGGTACCCACCGCGATGGTGCTCGCCGATATGTGTGAACGGTGAAGAACGGCCGACCGGGCACGTTTCCATGGCGGAGGGAGGCTGGTACGCCGGTGCTGCGCAGGTTGAAGGCAACACCCTACTCGGCTCGTTGCGCGCCGACGATTCCTTCGCACCCACTGCGCGGCCTCTTCACGGGGACATGTCGGTGAAGGACTTCGCGACGGGCGCGAGGTGTTCGTCCCTCGTGCATGGGTACGGATGTGCCGCCCGCGACACACAGGTGTTCGGGCCGATTCGAAGGTGTCGACGCGGGTGTGCCGGTGGCCGAACCCGCGGAGGGACGCCCTACGAAAAGGGAGGCGGCCCGTCACCCGACACGGGCACAACGGTGAACTCGCTCTCATGCGCATGACTGGCCTGCTCCATATGGACCTGCCGCACCTGTCCGTCCGGCATGCTGAGGCGGAGCACGTCACTGTCGTGGAGGTCGAACACCCGGCTGGTCGGAACACCGCGCAGGCTGCCGCGCCACCCGTCCGGGTCCACCGTGACCAGGTGCGCTTCCACCGGGATCTGCAGGCGCCCAGCCATCAGCACCGCGTCGCCCTCGTACCGACTCGTCATAACCACCACGGTCGCGCCCCGCTCACCGCGCAGCAACCGCAGCGTCCGACAGGCCCGCCCGATGGTCCGGGCTCAGTGGTCGGAGCCGTGGCCGAGGTGCGGTGCGCACAGGGCGGCGCCGAGCGAGCTGTGCCGGTAGCGGACGTGGCGTCCGTGGCGGGTCCGCTCCAGGAGCCGAGCCGCGTGCAGGACGGACAGGTGCTGGCTGACGGCGGCCGGGGTGACACCCAGGCGGTGGGCGAGTTCCGTGGTGGAGGCGGGCTCGGCCAGCATGGTCAGCAGACGCGCGCGTGGCGCGCCCAGGAGCCGTTCCAGCGCTCGGGCAGCGGGCGCTGCCGGGCGCTCGGTGAGGGTGGCCAGTCCCCGCGCGCCGTAGACGATATGGGGCAGCGCCCGTGAGCTGAGCATGGTGGACACGCCGTCGGCGAAGCAGCTGGGGGTCAGCAGCAGGCGTCGTCCGTCGATGGGGATCTCGGTCGGAGGCGAGGGCCAGGGGCCGTCGCGCCGGATGGTGAGCATGTTCTCGGCCCAGGAGAGCCGGGTGCTGATGCCGGTGAGCAGGGCGTTCGCGCCGCCCTCGGCCAGTACGCGGGCACGGTGGCCGATGTCGGCCTCCAGCACCGCCCTCGCCCGCGGCCACCAGGTGGGGCGCAGGCACGAGGCCCAGTACTCCTCCAGGGCGTCGGCGATGTCGGCGAGCAGGCGTGCCGGGTCGTCCCAGGCGTCGGCCAGCCTGGCCGGGACCGGTTCGCCCAGCGGCAGGAACGTCTGCTCCAGACCCGCCCGCACCAGAGCCGGGTCGGTGGCGCGCAGCTCGGCGAACTCCCGGCCGATGTCGGGTGCCGAGGTGGCCGGCCGGGGCGTGAGGAAGTCGGGCACCCAGTACCGCCGACGGGCCACCAGCGAGGTGAGCAGCACGTGATCGAGATGCTCGAAGTCCGGACGGAGGCCGGCGAAGGTCTCGCGCAGAGCGGGGAAGCGCCACGCGTGCCCCGTCCACATCCGCAGGCTGAGGACGGTCTCCTGCAACGGCGAGTAGGCGAACGAGGTCGCCGCGAGGTCGGCCACACCGAGACGGAAGCGAATCATTAAGCCCCAGGGTAAATCCATTCCGCTCACTCAGGGCCGAAGCTGTGCTGAAGCCCATGACCACTGCCGCTTCCGCCCCACCCCTCCCTCCGGCCCCTGCCTCCCCGACGACCCGGCTGATGAACGATCCGACCGTACGGGGGATCGCCGCACTGCTCTCGGTCAACGCCGTCGGCAACGGACTCTTCCTGACGATCAGCACCCTGTGGTTCACCCAGGGTCTGGGCTACTCCGTCGCGCGGGTCGGACTGGCACTGACCGTCGCCGGGCTCTGCGGGATCCTCGCCTCCCTCCCCGCCGGTCGCGCGTGCGACCGATGGAACGCCAGGACCGTCCTGACCTGCCTGCACCTCCTGCAGGCGGCCGCCGTCGGTCTGTACGCCGTCGCCGATTCCTTCCCGGTCTTCCTGGTGCTGGCCTGCCTGGCCACGGCCGGCAGCCGTGCCAACGCCACCGCGCGCGCCACCCTGTACGCCCATGCGCTCCCCGTCGGCATACGCACCCGTGCCCTGGCCCTGCTGCGGGCGGTCAACAACGTGGGCATCGGAGCGGGCGCCGCCCTCGGATCGCTCCTCCTCGCCTTCGACAGCGACGCGGCCTACCGGGCGGCCATCGGCGTGAGCGCCGCCGCATTCCTCCTCGCGCTGATCCCACTCCGCCGGATCCCTCTCACCGCCCGGCCGCCGGCCGCGAAGACCGACGTGGCGCAGACCGCGGCAGCACGGCACGCCGCCGTGCCCGGCCGGCGCGCGGCCCAGCCGCTGCGCGACCTGCCGTACCTCGCCGTCACCGCGCTCAACGGGGTCGTCAACACCCTCTACGTCGTTCTCGAAGTGGCCCTGCCCCTGTGGCTCCTCACGTGCACGAGCGCGCCACGGGCCATGGTCGGCTGGCTCCTGGTCACCAACACGGCCCTGGTCGTCGCTCTGCAGGTCCGTGCCACCCGTGGCATCACCGGCCCGCCCCAGGCGGCGCGCGCCTTCCGCCGCGGAGGCCTCCTCGTCGCGGCCGCATGCCTCGCCGCCGCCTGCGCCGCCCACCGGTCACCGATCGTCGCCGGCGCCGTCCTCCTGGCCGCCGCCGTCCTGCTCACCCTGGGCGAGGTCAGTTCGCAGGCAGGCAGCTGGACCCTCTCCTACGACCTGGCACCCGACCACGCCCACGGCGCCTACCAGGGCGTCTACCAGACCGGAATCTCCGCGAGTCAGGCGTTCGGCCCGGGCCTGCTGACCACCTTGGTCATTCCGTACGGCACTGCGGGGTGGGTGGCCCTCGCCGCCCTCTTCGCCGGTGCGGCACTCGCCCTTCCGCCCACCGCCCGCTGGGCTGCACGACGATCCGCCCCGCTGAAGTCCACCGGGTGACACACCGGCTGTTTCGCACCCGGTGTCCCGTCGAGGTTCCTTCGTGCGTTCGAGCTCCCCGGTGCCACGGCGCGCCACTACGGTGGGCCGATGTCAAAGATCAAGCAGTTCCAAGTCACCTTCGACTGCGCCGATCCTGAGCGCGTCGCTCGTTTCTGGTGCGAGGTACTGGGATACGTCGTACCCCCGCCACCGGAGGGGTTCGCCGGCTGGGACGAGTTCAATCAGTCGCTGCCGCCCGAGCGGCAGGGTGCGGATTTCGCCTGCGTGGATCCCACGGGTGTCGGCCCGCGCATGTACTTCCAGCGCGTCCCTGAAGGCAAGGCGGTCAAGAACCGGGTGCACCTCGATGTGCGGGTCG harbors:
- a CDS encoding VOC family protein, translated to MSKIKQFQVTFDCADPERVARFWCEVLGYVVPPPPEGFAGWDEFNQSLPPERQGADFACVDPTGVGPRMYFQRVPEGKAVKNRVHLDVRVGAGLVGEERLAALEAECARLVPLGAVRGQLQLADEENESCLGMQDVEGNEFCLD
- a CDS encoding alpha/beta hydrolase; translation: MTASDNAPHANGSTGATGSSILSLDDGGLHVCQDGPPDAPALLLIHGSASSARSWDALVPMLAGSHRVIRIDLLGHGRSAKPADRSYALADQARRAGIALDSLGVERALVVGHSSGGVVATALAEQRPALVTALALVNTGPGLDAFIAPQSGGAGLTQWPPTDEQIREFASTGFSRAGYRFPDELLDEVRCMTLHTLTATMQGTRDYLEQQALPGRLAVLAKPLLVLFGEDDRRWRSSSANDYLTVPGAEVELLPGLGHSPILEDPPRTAASLLRFAALHSVPVN
- a CDS encoding lanthionine synthetase C family protein, with amino-acid sequence MTTSATDNAESLAVGALDWLLKAARDVDGGLAWPDTLTAEQTTPILYNGTSGVLTALLDAWSHFADDRYADAAVRGARSVADAVDGWGHSGLHTGVAGMAVALRGVHRVLGDTEAGAAADRALDLLRSRYDGAGWNDCFELIAGNAGIALAALECGDLDLAGLAVDRYPATAETTAGGVQWEIRTGVAPRMHHMSHGTLGIVYALAAVGRAADRPDLVELASAGAADVISRNEAGPDGFLVAHSDPQQQHEKIERHSYGWCHGTAGDAQAFRLLSRILPDDPTWPALVDRCWHTLVNSGIPQRTRPGFWDNNGRCCGTAGVLALACDRQAECGDGHAFARVLVADLAARARTDADGTCWSNAEHRETPSDLDPATGWAMGNAGIIRELLRYARTTSGRDPRYAVPFPDQPPTA
- a CDS encoding helix-turn-helix domain-containing protein; translation: MQTFRHGEATWDVACPRIPSRVAGLTMAGFRAHDLNELRMVPHPAVTLLLDFGAGSPVLDCAAGWQQRGSMVAGPGLGSGGAVRAWGKDVECVQVRLSPVIARAVLGESPASLDGAAVSLGDLWGREASRIRGQLGDVASWQERFALTEALLARRYEAGPQVDPEVAWAWHRIIGSRGRVRVDGLAAEVGWSRKRLWSRFRSQLGLRPKRAMTLVRFDHAAHRLVAGEAAAYVAVDAGYADQSHLHRDVMAFTGATPAAVAGERFLAVDDMAWPSRGTGPGPASPDDGGSRFVAS
- a CDS encoding helix-turn-helix domain-containing protein; amino-acid sequence: MIRFRLGVADLAATSFAYSPLQETVLSLRMWTGHAWRFPALRETFAGLRPDFEHLDHVLLTSLVARRRYWVPDFLTPRPATSAPDIGREFAELRATDPALVRAGLEQTFLPLGEPVPARLADAWDDPARLLADIADALEEYWASCLRPTWWPRARAVLEADIGHRARVLAEGGANALLTGISTRLSWAENMLTIRRDGPWPSPPTEIPIDGRRLLLTPSCFADGVSTMLSSRALPHIVYGARGLATLTERPAAPAARALERLLGAPRARLLTMLAEPASTTELAHRLGVTPAAVSQHLSVLHAARLLERTRHGRHVRYRHSSLGAALCAPHLGHGSDH
- a CDS encoding MFS transporter encodes the protein MNDPTVRGIAALLSVNAVGNGLFLTISTLWFTQGLGYSVARVGLALTVAGLCGILASLPAGRACDRWNARTVLTCLHLLQAAAVGLYAVADSFPVFLVLACLATAGSRANATARATLYAHALPVGIRTRALALLRAVNNVGIGAGAALGSLLLAFDSDAAYRAAIGVSAAAFLLALIPLRRIPLTARPPAAKTDVAQTAAARHAAVPGRRAAQPLRDLPYLAVTALNGVVNTLYVVLEVALPLWLLTCTSAPRAMVGWLLVTNTALVVALQVRATRGITGPPQAARAFRRGGLLVAAACLAAACAAHRSPIVAGAVLLAAAVLLTLGEVSSQAGSWTLSYDLAPDHAHGAYQGVYQTGISASQAFGPGLLTTLVIPYGTAGWVALAALFAGAALALPPTARWAARRSAPLKSTG